Below is a genomic region from Rhinolophus sinicus isolate RSC01 linkage group LG11, ASM3656204v1, whole genome shotgun sequence.
agaaTTGTGTAACTGCTCCAAGCCTTacttttctaatctgtaaaatgggttttgTAATAGTATCTCCTTCATTCGGTTGCTCAAAGTATGAAATGAGCTAACACCTAACTTAAAACAGCGCTTGGTGAATGAATATCTCGAAGCTTTGTTTTTCACTAAGCCTTGCTTCAGGAATTGCCTCTCTACCTCTCCAACTTATCTTTCTGCACTTGTCCCAGTAGACTTTAAAAGCAGGCTATGCCAGAGTATTCCCCATGCCCAACAAACTATATTACTTGTGTAATATTGCTTGCCCAACCTTCATGATCTTTCAAAACCTAATTCAGATACTACTCCTAGGACACCCCACACCGTCAGTCCTTCTCGGCCTCCTCCCTAGAGGTCCCCAGTTCCTCCCTTAACCACAACCTTGATCCTTCTCTCAGCTCTGTGTCTGAATCTGTCTCCCCCAACACACTGGGACAAGGCTAGGATCTAACCCATTAATTTAATATTGATTTAACAAGTACTTGTGAGCAGGCACAGTACTTGGTACTATGAGTTAGGCCCTGTTCCAGGAAAGTGGTTTGAGGCAAAACATAAATAAGACTAATCTATCTCAGTATCAACCTACCTAGAAGGAATGAATAGATAGGAAGGTCCCATCTGGGAATACAGCCAGGTCTAGGGGTGTGGTCCCCTAGAACAGGGAGATTGGGAAGACGTATGGTCTTCCTCAACTCTTCAACCTTAGGTGGCCTTGGCTGTGGATGTGGGTTTCAGAGCCCAGACACCCAGCTGAAGTTGTTGGTCCGCAGTAGGTTTAGGAAGGGGAGAACAGGCCGCAGATCTGCAAGATGAGCTGCTGCGGGAGGTTCGCCAGGCTGGACCTGGGCCTTGCATCGTctctaatttcctttctttttttgaaccTTCTTCTGCCCTCCTTGCAGGGCCAGTGATGTCCGTAATGCAAAAACGTGTAGTTTAGATTTGATGCCACAAAACTGCTGTTTTTGAGCAGGGGAGGCCCTTGAGCAGATAAGCTCACTAAAGTCCTGGAGCCGCCTTAGAGTGTCTCCTTACAACAGAGCCTCTAATTTTCACATTTTGCCATCTTCCTTTACTCTCTTACACATCAGTAAAAACTGAGAGCGTCCCCTCCTAGCCAGGTGCATACGAGCCACCCCTTCAAGGGATCCAAGAATGGACTTGtccactcactcccctccccccaccacgtgaatgggacacacacacacacacacacacacacacacacacacacacacgagttccTTCCTCACATTTCTAGCCCTTCAGCAAATGGTTTCTTCCCACGAGGCAGGGCACTAGGTTTTCCCCGCCCACTCTCGGCCTTTCAGGTAGTTCACTCCACCCGGTGACTCCAGTGGGGtggtttcttcctcctctccccatggGTGGTGGATGGTCTcgcctccccccatccccaggtGCCGGTGTAGGCTAGATGCCCCGGCCCAGGCCAGAGAGTGGGACGCGCCCAAGCGGGAAGCACCGGACGAGCTCACTGCGCGGCCGCCGCGGGGGAAGCAACCGTTTCTGATCCACCTCCCCTCCTAAGTGAAGACTTCCGCCCCTGGAGAGGAGGCGGCGCCCGGGACCGGCCGTCGTCCACCGCGGGACTGCGGGCGTCCGGAAGGTCCATTGTTGCCTGAAGGGGTAAGGGTGGGCGTGGCGGAGCCACCTATTTCGAGAACACTCCAGGGCCGACCTCGCTCGCTCTTCCTGCAGGAGCTGCGGCGCCAAGATGAGCGGAGAGGGCAACCCGGCCAGCAAACCCACGCCAGTGCAGGACGTGCAGGGCGACGGGCGCTGGATGTCCCTGGTGAGCGAACCCACCCGTGACACTCAGGaatcggggtgggggtggggggctcaggAATTCAGCTGGTTTGTGCGGCTGTCACTACCTGATTGGAAAACTGAGGGCAGTTGGGGTGGTGCTGCCTAAGGAAGCAGGGCGGGGCGGGCCCAGCAGCGCGCGCGTGCCACTGACTCCCCCTTGTTCGTCCCCGCAGCACCACCGGTTCGTGGCAGACAACAAAGATAAGGAACCCGAAGTCGTCTTCATCGGGGACTCTTTGGTCCAGCTAATGCATCACTGCGAGGTGAGGCCCGTCTTCCTTCTCCTGCCCCACCCAGGCCTGGGTTCTCACTGACACACTTGGATGAAACCTCAGGCCAGGCGGGATTTGAGGTACCTGAAATATCCTCAGATAGCGCCCAGAACCCAGAATCTCCGTGTAAGGTACAACATTCTACTCAGAAGGAAATGTGTACCCTGGCTATGTCAGGCTGGGGTTGTGTATAGTGAGCTAAGGTGAGGAGGCTCTTTATTGTTTGCTTAATGGATTTGGATTTCCAAAGCTATTGTCCTTTCCACGAAGTGAAGGCCAACTGTAATAGCTCTTCACAAAGGGGGCTTGATTATAATATCTTTCCACTAAGCAAGGTTAAACCCTAATGGATTTCCTCAAAATGACGTTCAGCTGTTGATTCAATGCATAGCTCAAGCAGAATGGGTTTCTATAAAGTGAGTCTGTCTTCTATGGGGTTCTGTGAATGGGAGACTATAATAGATTTGCATAAAGTGAGGTTTGACCATATTGGGGTTTGCTCAAGGTGAAATTTAACCAGACTGTTTCCATGAAACGAGGCTCTTCCATAATGACATTTGGTTAACATTTGGACCCCGGGTGCTGGTCCATGCTTGATAGTGCGCCTGTGCCCACACCACTTCTTGCCTACAGATCTGGCGGGAgcttttctctcctctgcatGCACTTAACTTTGGCATTGGCGGTGATGGCACACAGCATGTGCTATGGCGGCTGGAGAACGGGGAGCTGGAACACATCCGGCCCAAGGTGAGCAGGGCTTGGGTGGACAACTAAAGCCCCCCTAGCCTGCCCCCTCACTATTGCTTCACGCCTCTTTCCACAGATTGTGGTGGTGTGGGTGGGTACCAACAACCATGGGCACACAGCAGAGCAGGTGGCTGGTGGCATCCAGGCCATCGTGCAACTGGTGAACGAGCGGCAGCCCCAGGCCCGAGTCGTGGTGCTGGTaaggaggagggagggcgggGAAAGAAGAATGGCAGTGGTCTGAGACCCCCTCCGGTGTAATCACAGGAGGCACAGTTCTGGGCAGCTTGGCACAGAGCAGTGGCTTTCAGGCAAAATTTCACATTGAAGCTTGCTACACCCATCAGAGCAGCTGTGGATAACAAGATGTTCAGGGACCAAGCAGCACCTTTTGCGCAGGGGAGCACTGGAGATTCTGGGGTGTCAAAAACTCGAATAACCGAAAGTTGTCAGTCATTCCTGGGGTGAATCTAGGCTCCATCACTTCTACCTCGGACGTTATTTCCTCTCTGAAAGAGGGGTTGACCCCTTGCCATTATGTCAACATTTTTATGAGCAGTACTTAGAAAGACACTAGCATCAGGTTGTTACTGAATTGGCTCAGACAGGACATCAGGCACTACAACTACCCTTCCAGTCCTCTAGTTTCCCATCCCTTCTGTATTCTGCAGCTGGGGACTTCACGGTGGGGGTTGGAAAAGTTTGACAGAGATGCTGATCAGACCCCCATGTTGGTAGGATGTCTTCTCACAACTCTTGGTGCCCCTCCTCAGGGCCTACTTCCGAGGGGCCAGCATCCTAACCCACTTCGTGAGAAAAACCGACGGGTGAACGAGCTGGTACGGGAGGCATTGGCTGGCCATCCACGTGCCCACTTCCTAGATGCCGACCCTGGCTTTGTGCACTCAGATGGCACCATAAGCCACCATGACATGTATGATTACCTGCACCTGAGCCGCCTGGGCTACACACCTGTCTGCCGGGCCCTGCACTCCCTGCTTTTGCGCCTACTGGCCCAAGACCAGGGTCAGGGTGTCCCCCTGCCAGAGCCCACCCCCTAAACATCTGCCTTCCTGCAACATTAAATTCTTATTCTTCAGTCTCCCGTCCCATTTCCTGCTTCGTGGCCAAGCCCATCTGGGTACGTCAACTTCAGCCCTGATCTATGACCCTGCAGTTCTACAATGTGTTGTTTCTGCCGAGGGCAGGCGTCACCAAACCATTAAGGCACTCTGGTTCTTGGAGTCACGTGGATTTCTACCATCACAGTAGTGCCCCAGGCAATCACTACCAATCAGTAACAGTATGTGAAAGCAGTTTGCCATCACTACCCTATAGGGTTAGGGTCACGCAATTATTCTGGGAACAGTGGCCCAACAGTCTAAGCCCAGCTCCCAAAGAAGGCCCCCCTTCTTCGCACACAGGTTTCCTGGCTGGAACTTCTGGTGCTCTGATCCTAGTTTAGATACCACTTCCTGTGGAATCTTTCTGACCCTCCCACCCACAGCAACCTCCACAGAGGGTACACATCTGTCCCCCGCAGGGGCACTGTCCACAGGCTCAGAGGGGTGTAACCCAGCAGTTCCTGGCCTGACTGTGGTGCTAGCTCAGGCCACATGGGGGCAGCAGGGGTCACCGAGGACACCGCAGCACTTGGGGGTGGGGTCTTCCAGCCTAGTGCCATCTCTGGGCTGAGACCTGTCAGGTCCAACTGGAACTTCCAAAGTTCTGAGCTGTTGCATCATCACAGCTAGGCCTTCCCCAAGCCCAGGTGTGCTGGATGGCTGGGAAAGAGGCCGAGTAGGCGTCAGGACTCCCTGAGCACCAAGCCTGGAGAGGGGCTGCCCTGTCCACAGTTAAGTCAGGGACCTGGGCCCATGGGGTCCCTCTGATGTTGGAAGGGGGTGGTCCTGGCATTGCTCTCCTCACCTCACTGGGGGGAAAATGTATAGCTCCATGGCCATCTGGGGGCAGGACTGGTACAACCAACATCCCTTCTCCCTTTACAGTGGGCAGCCACACAGGTGTGTTAAACAGCTTTAATCTCGTCATTGCGGCTTCTCGGCACAGTAAGAAATATTGCACATGATCAACATGTTTTGTTCTAGGGATGGGGACAAGGGTAGGGGAATCACCTTCTTAGAAAGTACAACCCAAGTTGGgagggcaggggggtggggagagaaaccTCCCCATGCCTGTGGCAAAGTGcaggagcccccacccccaaactaaCCTGAGTCCAGCCCCTCTGGGGGAAAAAGGGGTGCATGAACTCCCCCCTACTCCACAGACGCCTCCCTGTGGCCCAAGGCCCTCATTACCCTCCGCTTGCAGCCCTCACGCGAGCCATTTTGCATAAAGTACAAGTGAAAAGGTCTGAAGGTAACACACTCCAGGTTATGTACAGGGGCTCGGTGGAGGGAGACTGTGCCCCTGCTTCCTCTCAGCTGTCCCCCATCAcagggagggggctgtgggggGACAGGGATAGACAAGAGCAGGCTCATTCCGTCCCAAAATCGAAAGGACGAAATGGCTTTATTGGGGAGGGGGTAACCATCCTGCCCCCCCAATTCCTGCCACCTATATACTATCCATGTCCTGAGGGGGGTACTGTGGGTCCTGGGATCTCAGGGCCCCTCACCTGCCTGTGGCAGCTGTGGAGGGACCAGGGGGcggtggggagggctggggggcCCCCTCCCAGCCAGGCTGTCCGGGCCCTGGCTCTGGGGGTGGAGGCAATGGTGGGGCAGCTGGGGCTGTGCCAGAGTCCGAGCCAGGTGAGGTGGGGTCAGGGCCCCCAGCAGGGCTGGGAGTGAGGACAGGGCCGGAAGTGGAGCCAGTGGGGGGCGGTCCAGGGAGGGGCGCCTCGGCTCCCGGGGGCTGCTCCGTGGGAGTGGCCGCCTGCATAATCTTCTGCCGCACCTCACGGATCTTCAACTGCAGACAGACCTTGGAGGGGAAGATGTCTGCGTAGCGGGCCTGGAAGGCTGCCGTGGCCTGGGCTGGGGACAGAAGGAcggtggagggtggggaaggcaggGTGAGATGGGCAGGCAGGTCCTGTCCAAGTGCCCCCCAAGACTCTAAGACATGCTTACCTGATGGAAAGAAGCCGTGGTCCTGGAAGAGCTGCATGACCAGGGCCCGGCGCTGGTCCAGGGTGCGCCGCAGTGACGAGTATGGCACCTTCTCGTATTCCAGCTCCCCGAGGACATCCTCGGCTTCTGTACCTGGGAGCAATGCAGGGAACACGGTCAAGGCTACTGCAGAAGCCTGGCCACCCCACTCCCACACCAGTGTCTGAGAGTCCACCCAGCCCTCACTGAATTCTATTTCACAGCAGGGTTCCAAAAGGGGACCCACCCAAGATCATGTGGTGGCAGTGTGGGGGCCTGTTGGACTCTAGAATCCATCCTTGACCTGCTGTCCCTTTCTCTCAGCAAcacccaccccacctctcccATCTCTAACCCTGTTCCCAAGACACGCCCCCCTTGCAGGCCCTGGGTCCCCCACAGCCCCACCCGCCAAGGCACCGGCACCTGTGCGGTCAAAGGTGAAGATGTCCCCCTCGCACTTGGCACTCTTGGGGGTGTTGGGCTCTGAGCTGCAGCTGGAGCGTCTCCTCATCTTGCGTTTGGGCGAGGTGGGGTCCTCAGGGGCCGAGTCCAGGTCTGGCGAAACAAGCAGGCTCAGAGGTGGCCCCAGTCTGTCCCCAGCCTACCCCAGGGGTCCCAAGTTTGCCTACCAGTGGAGTTCTTCCTTTTCTTGCGGTAGGAGCCAAGGATGGCCCGGGGCGAGGTGGCCAGAGACTGCAGGGTGGGCGAGGGCAGAACCTCCTCCGGCCGAAACTCAGGCAGCTCTGCAAAGCGCTCTTCAAAGTCTACCTCAGACAGGACCCTGCTGGAGAGCGGGCAGGGTCACCACCCCTGCCCAGCCTGTAGCCACCCTCTCTGCCACCAACCCCACAGGCTGTGCCACAGCTCCCAGCCCATGCTCACTTGTCCACAGAGTCAAAGGTCTTCTTCAGGGGCGGGGGCCGCACCTTCACTTTCTTGCCAGTACTAGCCGCCTCCTTGCGCTCAGGAGTGTCCCCGGCTGCCCTGCCACTACTGCcctcactgctgctgctgctgctaccaggggctggggctggagctggggctgggctgggaggagtGGGAGGCTCCCCACGGCtctccaggcccagcccagggaCGCGCCAATCTGAAGATGAGCTGGGAAATTtgctggcctggggtggggatggcAAGGAGATGGAGGAACTGAGTTCAGACTTGCTGGGGCCAAACCCAGAAACAGAGATGGATGTGGACTGCCCCAGACAGAGCCTTGGAGATGGCCCAGTCACACAAACAGGAGGGACGGGTCACAGTTTGGACAGGCGTATAGGGAAGGGCAGGACagaaaaacaggcagtgggccaagGAGTAgagcccagcagcagcaggagcccCCAGGCCTGCCAGGCACTCACCATGGTCTCAGGGGCCTTGGTGCTGGTCCGCTCCTCAGCAGACAAGGGTGGCGGGGGGCTGCTCCGGGCAGTGGGAGCCCACGTCTctgggggaggtggaggggcTGGCGTTGTAGGCTGCCCCTCAAGCTCGGACTCAGGGGCAGCAGTCTCACGGGCTGTGCCAGGCTCCGAGGACTGCCGGGGTGCAGAGCCAGGCCGCCCAGGGGCACCTGCCTCAAAGGAGCCCACAGGAATGTTGGCAATGGCTGCCTTCACTTTCTGGGGGGCCTTGGGGGTTGGCCGCTGGGCCTTGGGGGCCACTAAGCTGTAGGTCATGGAGCCTGCTGGTGGGGAGAAGAACATTTGCTGAGCCAGGCCTGACTGGAGCCCATCCACTGGGTCCCCCAACTCACCCCACCCTGAGTTGGCCCAACACCCACCTGTGGCACTAGGGTAAGGGCTGGTAGGGGCCGgggtggcagtggcagtggcaggGGCTGGTGGGCCCTTGGGCAGGATCGTAGCAGCAGGAGGGGTGGTGCTGGTGGCCACAGTGTAGACCAGGCCTGGAGGGGCCTGGGATGGCTGGGCCAGGGGTGCTGAGGATGTGGGTGCGGGACTGCCAGGGTAAAACGCTGTGATGACAGGAGCTCCTGGGGCTGCGCAGGTAGGAggcagctgggggctgggcaCAGGTGACACACCCACCTGGCCAGGAGCCAGCAGCGGGGCCTGGCCTatggaaaaggaaacaggagaggCAAGAGCCCAAGTTAGGACCTGGGCTGCCTCAGCCCCACCCTGGGTCCCTAGCACTGCCTGCCAGGCTGCCCCTCACCTGAAAGCAGGGGCTGCACGAAGGCAGGGCCGCTGGGCCCCAGCGAGGTGAAGCCTAGGGCTACCGAGCTTGTGGGCCCATACGATGTGACTGTTCCAGCCTGGCTGGATGCAGAGCTGGTGCCCAAAGGCAGCGTGTGCCCACCTGCTGACTGCACATAGGTGATTCTGccacagggagaggaaagggggaagaGTGAGGCACGCCAGCTCTACCCACCCCGGTTCCTGGGCTGTCCTCCAGGTGAGGGCTCAGCTGCTATTACCTGGTAGAAGAGGGCAGCAGGaccttctgaggctgtgaggtGGGCCCGGGGAGCGTGGCTGGGCTGAGGGGTGGCACCAGGCCGCTGGGCGTGCTCACAGGCACCGGAGTCAGCTGGATGATCTATGGGCAAGGGCACCCACAGGCTACAGTGAGCAGAAgacccagagaggggcaggggggaCCAAGAACTTGGAGGATGGATCTCAGTTAAGACAAGTAGCAGAAAACTTGGGATTGGaacaaagtgaaaaaagtcagCAAAAGGTGGTAGACACACAGAAGGAACAAGGTTGCAGGCACTGAAGCCAGACTTGAGCTGCACAGAGATGCTGAAGGGAAGATGGCAAGAGAGTCCCACAGACAagcaaaaagcaggaaaaaggaagagaaaccaaAGGAAAGGGAGACAGAAATCATGGACACCAATAGCCAGGAGAGGAATGAGGGACAGATGGGGCCACAGGGAGGGTGGACTTCCTTACCTTGCTGGGTGGCTGGGCGCCATTCTGCACAGGTACTGAGAAGGGTGGGCTCACCAGGGGCAGTGGCTGGCTGGCCCCACCACCCCGAACTGACATGCTAGGCGTGGCCAGGGGCACTAGTACCTTCCCAGGCAGCAGCTGGGCTGAGCcacctgggggcggggcctgcacAGGAGAAACCGACTGGGCTGCAAGAGGTGAGAGAGGAGGTTACAAAGGAGTGGAACAGGCCTGTGTCCCGCTCCTTGCgctgcccagcccaggcctcacctttggggggtggggcagaaggtACGGACTGCAAGATAGGGATGCCAGGAGTGGGTGCAGTGGCAGCCAGGACTTTGCCGTTGGTAGAGGTGCCAGGCGGCAAGGTGAAACGGATGCTGGTGGTAGGTGCAGGGCCAGGAGCCGCTGCCTTGGTCCCAGGGGCTGGTGCTGAGGCAGGCGCCACTTGAAGCTGCTGGGGCAGCGTGGGCAGGATATACTGCACCTGGGTGATTCCCCCAGCCTTGCCCAGGGCACCTGGCTGTAGAATACCCAGGGGCACTGGCCCATTGGGGCCACTTCCAGCACCTGCTCCTGAGCCCGCAGTGGCCCCACTACCAGGGGCACCCTGGGCAATGAACTGGACAGCGGAGGGCGCCGGGGCACCATAGCCCGGGGTGCCCACCAGCAGGTTGGTGACAGTGGCAGGAGCCTTCCCCACAGTGCCCAGTAGGGGCCCAGCCACCAAATGTGGGGCTGGTGAAGTGGCTGCTGCCGACTTCTTGTCCGAATATACTAAGCTGACGCCCAGCGGGGAGCCCCCAGGTGCCCGGGACCCAGTGCCCGTTTCAGTCCTGGCACCTGCTGTGTCATTTGGAGACGCTTCTGCCCGGCCAGAGGTGGGGAAGGGCTTGGAGGCGATGGGCACAGGAGTGCTGCTGACAGGCCGCACCACGTTGGTGACCATGGTGGCGGCCGGACGGGACATGGGGGCTGCTGGGGCCCCATAGGCCAGCGATGGGGCTGGAGCTGAGGGTATGCGGCCTCCGCTGCCCTCCCGTTCGTCCTTGTTTGGAGACAGGACCAGTGTCTGCAGGACACTACCTCCCCCACCAGGAGGCGCTGCAATAACTGAGGGGCCCGGTGGCTCCAGGCCTCCCACACTTTCAGGTCTTTTACGCCGGAAGGTGGTAGGATCTGTTGGAAGGAAGCGGGTGGACTTGGAAGGTGTCACTGGGCCCCCTGACCCAGGGAGTGGGGGCCGTAGTGGGCCTGCTGTGCTGCCTTGACCTGACTCCTGGGCCTTGAAGGTCCCTGAGCCCACTGAGAAGGAGGTGGAGGCTGAGGAAGAGGCaggcgaggaggaggaggaagatggggtGGGCCCGTAGCCTTTGCCGAAGGCTGCCGATGGATCTGGGGGCCCTGGGGGCTCAGGGTCCAGTGACGGACGGCAGTGGGTGAAGGAGGAACGGATCACAGGCGAGAAAACCTTCCGGCCAAAGCTCTGGGTGGAAGAGACACGACCGAGTCAGTGAGCCTGGATACCCACATCCTGCTTGCCCCGTCCCGCCAGCAGCCAAGCCAGCCAAAAGTCATCCAGGCTGTGACCCAATACTCCATGGGGCAAGTAGTTCGCCCTCTCcaggcctttctctctctctgtcaacAAACACAGAACAGATCTTCCCCCCTCCTGAAGCTGAGTGGGACCACAGCGCCAAGTCCCAAGCCCTCACCTTGCTGCCCTCTGGGTCCTCCCCAGAGCTGTCTCCGCTCTCACTGTCGGTCACCCGCTCCTTGCACTTGAGGTCAATGTCAGTGGTGCCAAAGCCATCATCAGCTAAGGGAGCAGAGTGAAGAGCATTGGCAAAGGGGTCAAGTGCAGGTCTGGAGAACAGTCTGGATGCCAGGCTTTGGCTTCAGCTCTGCCCCAAGCCCGCAGTAAGTGTTGTCCAAGAAGGCTATTCCTCAGCCCGGGATGTGCCCACCTGCCTGAGGATGTGGGTAACAGCACCTAACACTGCGTGTGCCCAATGGCCTCGCCATGCCTGGGTCCTCCTGGTTTCCTGTCTGGCCAGGGGCTTCCTTCCCAAAGGCAGGGCTGGGCTTACTCAGTAAGGCCTGAACTGAACATGCCTGAGATCATACGCAAATGCGAAAGGATAGACAGGGGCCTGAGAACCTGGATCCAATCTCTGCCCACCCTCCAAACCTGGGCAGGAGTCTGGGCCCTGCAACTGCTCACCaatgacatcatcatccccttcCTCCTCACAGATGACCATGCGTTCCTCATCACTGGTCATGTCCTCACTGGCCGCACGCTGGGAACGGGAGGCTCGGGTGGGCAACAACGGAGGCCGCCCACTGGCCGTCAGGGCACCTCCCTCCCCAGGAGCTGTGAAGGGGGCTGGAGCCCCATACTGGGTAGAAGGCTTCGGGCCAGAGTACGACGCAGGGCCAGACACCATCTGCAGGACAGGTACAGGGAGAGTTTAGCCAGGGCTGTCACCTTGGGAAgccctccctgcctgtctcccccacccccatgtcctGCACCCCAGACCTGAGTCAATTCTTGTAGTGCCTGGCTGTCTACATCTCCGCCATCCAAGCTGTGGACCCCACTGTGGGAAAAGGCTCGAGGGCGGGCTGAGCCAGGGCCCCCGACTGTGTGCAGACGGTCTGCCCCACAGGAGCTGCTCCCCGGAGCCTTGGGGTCTGAGCTCAAAAGGGTCTGGGCAGCCACAGACAGGAGCTCCGAAGACACTgtagagtgaaaaaggaaaaatgctacAGTCACGCAGCCTGTCATCTGCACCTGGATTGGCCAAAACACCCACAGGTATTTCTAGGTACTGGGCAGAATCAAGTTGGAATTCCtgggccacccagcaaagacatGCCACCTATCAGTCCAGCATCTCCTTCCCAATGGTTCCTCCCCCTGGGACTGTAAGGAGCAAGCCCACTGCTCCCCAGGAGGCAGCCCTTCTGACATTAAGAATGCCTAGAGACAGGTTTGTATGGCATTAGCCAGCTAATAACCACTAACccgtctgagcctcagttcccacaTCACATCCCCACCCCGAGTGGTGGACCAACCCACAAGATCGCTCCAGAAAAGCGCctcagcacagtgctgggcacacgCGCCACCCTCAGTCAATAGAAACACCAATGAGGAA
It encodes:
- the CIC gene encoding protein capicua homolog isoform X4; protein product: MKPMKKACAGLSGPGSGGKSPPATRAKALRRRGVGEDDQPEEEDDEVQQQPGPEEAEEGEEEEAERGPGEEGVSLELRPDDPAPGPAEDPKAEGEAGRWEPPLSRKTATFKSRAPKKKYVEEHGAGSGSGGAATAPEERARTPEEAGALGVPPRPPTSTRSSSTDTASEHSADLEDEPAEPCGPGPWPPGGTSGGYDLRQLRSQRVLARRGDGLFLPAVVRQVRRSQDLGVQFPGDRALTFYEGSPGGGVDVVLDATPPPGALVVGTAVCTCVEPGVAAYREGVVVEVATKPAAYKVRLSPGLGSQPGPPATLPQPPQLPHREPEEAVWVARSSLRLLRPPWEPEALLRKPPTGPEEEQAKPGATLPPCPAALDPKQPEDAEVSKISFGGNLGACDEGEEKHPPALGTPALLPLPPPQLLSPPPKSPAFAGPGRPGEQPSPCQEGSQGGSRSSSVASLEKGAAPAARARTPLTAAQQKYKKGDVVCTPNGIRKKFNGKQWRRLCSRDGCMKESQRRGYCSRHLSMRTKEMEGLADSGPGGAGRPAGVAAREGSTEFDWGDETSRDSEASSVAARGDSRPRLVAPADLSRFEFDECEAAVMLVSLGSSRSGTPSFSPVSTQSPFSPAPSPSPSPLFGFRPANFSPINASPVIQRTAVRSRHLSASTPKAGVLTPPDLGPHPPPPGPRERHSSGILPTFQTNLTFTVPISPGRRKTELLPHPGALGATGAGGGAAAPDFPKNDSLDSGVDSVSHTPTPSTPAGFRAVSPAVPFSRSRQPSPLLLLPPPAGLTSDPGPSVRRVPAVQRDSPVIVRNPDVPLPSKFPGEVGTAGEVRASGPGRGCRETPVPPGVSSGKPGLPPPLPAPVPITVPPAAPSAVAQPMPTFGLASSPFQPVAFHPSPAALLPVLVPSSYTSHPAPKKEVIMGRPGTVWTNVEPRSVAVFPWHSLVPFLAPSQPDPSVQPSEAQQPASHPVASNQSKEPAESAAVAHEQLPGGTGNADPGRPPGATCPESPGPGPPHALGGVEPGKGPPPTTEEEAPGPPGEPRLDSETESDHDDAFLSIMSPEIQLPLPPGKRRTQSLSALPKERDSSSEKDGRSPNKREKDHIRRPMNAFMIFSKRHRALVHQRHPNQDNRTVSKILGEWWYALGPKEKQKYHDLAFQVKEAHFKAHPDWKWCNKDRKKSSSEAKPTSLGLAGGHKETRERSMSETGTAAAPGVSSELLSVAAQTLLSSDPKAPGSSSCGADRLHTVGGPGSARPRAFSHSGVHSLDGGDVDSQALQELTQMVSGPASYSGPKPSTQYGAPAPFTAPGEGGALTASGRPPLLPTRASRSQRAASEDMTSDEERMVICEEEGDDDVIADDGFGTTDIDLKCKERVTDSESGDSSGEDPEGSKSFGRKVFSPVIRSSFTHCRPSLDPEPPGPPDPSAAFGKGYGPTPSSSSSSPASSSASTSFSVGSGTFKAQESGQGSTAGPLRPPLPGSGGPVTPSKSTRFLPTDPTTFRRKRPESVGGLEPPGPSVIAAPPGGGGSVLQTLVLSPNKDEREGSGGRIPSAPAPSLAYGAPAAPMSRPAATMVTNVVRPVSSTPVPIASKPFPTSGRAEASPNDTAGARTETGTGSRAPGGSPLGVSLVYSDKKSAAATSPAPHLVAGPLLGTVGKAPATVTNLLVGTPGYGAPAPSAVQFIAQGAPGSGATAGSGAGAGSGPNGPVPLGILQPGALGKAGGITQVQYILPTLPQQLQVAPASAPAPGTKAAAPGPAPTTSIRFTLPPGTSTNGKVLAATAPTPGIPILQSVPSAPPPKAQSVSPVQAPPPGGSAQLLPGKVLVPLATPSMSVRGGGASQPLPLVSPPFSVPVQNGAQPPSKIIQLTPVPVSTPSGLVPPLSPATLPGPTSQPQKVLLPSSTRITYVQSAGGHTLPLGTSSASSQAGTVTSYGPTSSVALGFTSLGPSGPAFVQPLLSGQAPLLAPGQVGVSPVPSPQLPPTCAAPGAPVITAFYPGSPAPTSSAPLAQPSQAPPGLVYTVATSTTPPAATILPKGPPAPATATATPAPTSPYPSATAGSMTYSLVAPKAQRPTPKAPQKVKAAIANIPVGSFEAGAPGRPGSAPRQSSEPGTARETAAPESELEGQPTTPAPPPPPETWAPTARSSPPPPLSAEERTSTKAPETMASKFPSSSSDWRVPGLGLESRGEPPTPPSPAPAPAPAPGSSSSSSEGSSGRAAGDTPERKEAASTGKKVKVRPPPLKKTFDSVDKVLSEVDFEERFAELPEFRPEEVLPSPTLQSLATSPRAILGSYRKKRKNSTDLDSAPEDPTSPKRKMRRRSSCSSEPNTPKSAKCEGDIFTFDRTGTEAEDVLGELEYEKVPYSSLRRTLDQRRALVMQLFQDHGFFPSAQATAAFQARYADIFPSKVCLQLKIREVRQKIMQAATPTEQPPGAEAPLPGPPPTGSTSGPVLTPSPAGGPDPTSPGSDSGTAPAAPPLPPPPEPGPGQPGWEGAPQPSPPPPGPSTAATGR